One Papaver somniferum cultivar HN1 chromosome 10, ASM357369v1, whole genome shotgun sequence genomic window carries:
- the LOC113318672 gene encoding vesicle-associated protein 4-1-like isoform X2 — MEVVHGKPPSSEGKVWNLCKMHFWQPARSLLPTRRRLRLDPANKLYFPYEPGKQVRSAIRIKNTSKSHAAFKFQTNAPKSCFMRPPGGILAPGESIVVTVFKFVEHPEEEKQTEQKCKVKFKIVSLKVAEGMEYVPELFDEQKDHVAVEQILRVVFLDIEKTSPAMEKLKRQLAEAEEAVETRKKPPEDTGPRIVGEGLVIDEWKERRERYLARQQVEGVDSV, encoded by the exons atggAAGTAGTTCATGGAAAACCTCCTTCAAGTGAAGGAAAGGTTTGGAATCTCTGCAAAATGCATTTCTGGCAACCTG CGAGATCTCTTCTCCCTACTAGGCGCAGGCTTCGTCTTGATCCAGCTAACAAGCTTTACTTCCCCT ATGAACCTGGTAAACAAGTGAGAAGTGCAATAAGGATTAAAAACACTAGCAAGTCTCATGCAGCTTTCAAG TTTCAAACAAATGCGCCTAAAAGTTGCTTCATGCGCCCACCTGGTGGTATACTTGCTCCTGGTGAAAGTATTGTTGTAACTG TTTTCAAATTCGTGGAGCATCCAGAGGAAGAGAAACAAACTGAGCAGAAGTGCAAAGTTAAGTTTAAGATTGTCAGCCTAAAAGTTGCAGAAGGGATGGAATATGTACCCGAGCTG TTCGATGAGCAAAAGGATCACGTAGCAGTTGAACAAATTTTGCGAGTCGTGTTCTTGGACATTGAGAAAACAAGCCCC GCAATGGAAAAACTGAAACGACAGTTGGCCGAGGCCGAGGAAGCTGTTGAAACGCGCAAGAAACCTCCAGAAGACACTGGTCCACGGATCGTTGGAGAAGGACTGGTGATAGATGAATGG AAAGAGCGAAGGGAAAGATACTTGGCTAGACAGCAAGTTGAAGGGGTTGATTCAGTTTAG
- the LOC113318672 gene encoding vesicle-associated protein 4-1-like isoform X1 translates to MEVVHGKPPSSEGKVWNLCKMHFWQPGNSSSSSSNTTTSSSLTSQNRQQHNQNQQQIDQGAHSMNTVSSVARSLLPTRRRLRLDPANKLYFPYEPGKQVRSAIRIKNTSKSHAAFKFQTNAPKSCFMRPPGGILAPGESIVVTVFKFVEHPEEEKQTEQKCKVKFKIVSLKVAEGMEYVPELFDEQKDHVAVEQILRVVFLDIEKTSPAMEKLKRQLAEAEEAVETRKKPPEDTGPRIVGEGLVIDEWKERRERYLARQQVEGVDSV, encoded by the exons atggAAGTAGTTCATGGAAAACCTCCTTCAAGTGAAGGAAAGGTTTGGAATCTCTGCAAAATGCATTTCTGGCAACCTGGTAActcctcatcttcatcttctaatACTACTACTTCAAGTTCGTTGACTTCACAAAATCGTCAACAACATAATCAAAACCAGCAGCAAATTGATCAAGGAGCTCATTCTATGAATACTGTTTCTTCTGTAGCGAGATCTCTTCTCCCTACTAGGCGCAGGCTTCGTCTTGATCCAGCTAACAAGCTTTACTTCCCCT ATGAACCTGGTAAACAAGTGAGAAGTGCAATAAGGATTAAAAACACTAGCAAGTCTCATGCAGCTTTCAAG TTTCAAACAAATGCGCCTAAAAGTTGCTTCATGCGCCCACCTGGTGGTATACTTGCTCCTGGTGAAAGTATTGTTGTAACTG TTTTCAAATTCGTGGAGCATCCAGAGGAAGAGAAACAAACTGAGCAGAAGTGCAAAGTTAAGTTTAAGATTGTCAGCCTAAAAGTTGCAGAAGGGATGGAATATGTACCCGAGCTG TTCGATGAGCAAAAGGATCACGTAGCAGTTGAACAAATTTTGCGAGTCGTGTTCTTGGACATTGAGAAAACAAGCCCC GCAATGGAAAAACTGAAACGACAGTTGGCCGAGGCCGAGGAAGCTGTTGAAACGCGCAAGAAACCTCCAGAAGACACTGGTCCACGGATCGTTGGAGAAGGACTGGTGATAGATGAATGG AAAGAGCGAAGGGAAAGATACTTGGCTAGACAGCAAGTTGAAGGGGTTGATTCAGTTTAG